GGAAGAATTGCAAGGCGGTACATTCACCATCACTAATGGTGGCGTATTTGGTTCTTTGATGTCTACTCCTATTATTAATCCTCCTCAAAGTGCAATTCTTGGAATGCACAAAATACAGGATCGCCCAATGGCAGTAGATGGCAAAGTGGAAATTCTTCCAATGATGTACTTAGCTTTGTCTTATGACCACCGTATTATCGATGGTAAAGAATCTGTCGGCTTCCTGGTGACTGTTAAGGAACTATTGGAAGATCCAACACGTATTTTGTTGGATGTATAACAGATTTTAAAAGAATTGAAGTTTAGCAGGACGCCCCGCCAGTTAATCTGGCGGTTTATTTATAAGGGATTAGCGTACATAGCTTCGGCTATGGCTAGTTGAGTTAAGTCGCAAAGGCGACAAGTTTTTCATCTAAATACGGAAAAAACACCATGAATTTGCATGAATATCAGGGTAAGCAATTGTTTGCGCAGTATGGCTTACCTGTTTCAGAGGGGTATCCTGCGGATACGCCACAAGCTGCTGTAGAAGCCGCCGACCGCATTGGTGGTTCTGAGTGGGTCGTCAAATGTCAGGTCCATGCCGGTGGCCGTGGTAAGGCTGGCGGTGTAAAGCTTGTTAAGAGTAAAGACGATATCAAAGCTTTCGCTCAGAATTGGTTAGGCAAGAACCTGGTTACTTTCCAAACTGATGAAAATGGTCAACCTGTAAGTAAAATTCTTGTTGAATCATGCACTGATATTGCCAACGAGCTGTATCTTGGTGCGGTTGTTGACCGTACGACTCGTCGAGTTGTGTTCATGGCATCCACCGAAGGTGGTGTTGAAATCGAAACCGTTGCTGAAGAAACTCCTGAAAAGATCTTGAAAGCTGCTATCGATCCTCTGGTTGGCGCTCAGCCTTATCAGGCACGTGAAATGGCCTTTAAATTAGGTTTGGAAGGCGTTCAAATCAAACAATTCACCAATATCTTCATGGGCTTGGCGAAAATGTTTGAAGAATTAGACGTTGCTCTTATTGAGATCAACCCTCTGGTTATCAAAACTGATGGCAACTTACATTGTCTTGATGCCAAAGTAGCGATTGATAGCAACGCTATGTACCGTCAACCCAAGTTACGAGAAATGCAAGATCCTTCTCAGGAAGATGCGCGTGAAGCTCATGCAGCACAGTGGGAATTGAACTACGTTGCATTAGACGGAAACGTTGGCTGTATGGTTAATGGTGCAGGCTTGGCGATGGGTACAATGGACATCGTT
Above is a window of Paraneptunicella aestuarii DNA encoding:
- the sucC gene encoding ADP-forming succinate--CoA ligase subunit beta, yielding MNLHEYQGKQLFAQYGLPVSEGYPADTPQAAVEAADRIGGSEWVVKCQVHAGGRGKAGGVKLVKSKDDIKAFAQNWLGKNLVTFQTDENGQPVSKILVESCTDIANELYLGAVVDRTTRRVVFMASTEGGVEIETVAEETPEKILKAAIDPLVGAQPYQAREMAFKLGLEGVQIKQFTNIFMGLAKMFEELDVALIEINPLVIKTDGNLHCLDAKVAIDSNAMYRQPKLREMQDPSQEDAREAHAAQWELNYVALDGNVGCMVNGAGLAMGTMDIVNLHGGSPANFLDVGGGATKERVAEAFKIILSDDKVKAVLVNIFGGIVRCDMIAEGIIGAVKEVGVNVPVIVRLEGTNAELGREVLANSGLDIIAAESLTDAAKKVVAAAEGK